The sequence below is a genomic window from Fibrobacter sp..
TTCAAGCGAGGGTCTATAATGGGCGCCATCAGGGAACCAGCCAAGGTTAAAATCATTGTCGGAATCCTGGCCAAGGACACCCAGGCTGTAGAAGCCGTACGAGAAACCCTTCGCCAAAAGTTCGGAGAAGAGGATCTAAACCTATCCCCCTTCCCCTTCACATTCACCAACTACTATATCGACGAAATCGGAGCAGCCCCTGTGCGAGCTTTTTTCAGTTACGAACAGCTGGTGGACCGTACTGACATTGTAGATATCAAGCTCTGGACCAACGACGTAGAACTCGCCATCGCCGAAGCAACAGGAACACCAGGACTTCGCCCAGTCAACCTGGACCCGGGTTACATGACCCTGGGGCAGTTCTTCCTAGCAACAACCAAGGACCAGCGCCAACGCGTGTACATGCAGCGGGGCATTTTTGTGGAGCCCACCCTGTACTTCCAGGACGGGCATTTCCATGCCTTCGACTGGACTTATCGCGATTACCAGAGCGAGACTTACATCAAGTATCTTGAACAGGTCCGAGCAAGACTTGCTTATCAGCATTCCACGGGCCGCCCCTACGGGAAAAGGTGCGAGGTTCGAGGCTCCAAGCGCGAGATTTAAGGCGCGAGGATAGAGTTATGAGTTACAAATTACGAATTACGAGATAAACATTTTTCACCTTTCATCTTTCATTTTTCACTATTCACTGTTAATTGTTAATTACTATGCGCGCCGGAATTTTTACTGTTTTACTTCTCTGCTGTTCCAATGTCTTTATGACCTTCGCCTGGTACGGCAACCTTAAGCTCAAGGAAATGCACATCAGCACCGACTGGCCCTTGATTCTTGTCATCCTCGCCTCCTGGGGGCTGGCTCTTTTGGAATACTGCTTCATGATTCCCGCCAACTCCATCGGCAGCAAAATCAACGGCGGCCCCTTTAGCCTGATGCAGCTGAAAATCATCCAGGAAGCCATTTCCCTGACCGTTTTCACCACCATTGCCGTAACGGTTTTTCATACCGAGACTTTGCAATGGAACCACATCGTGGCATTCCTGCTGATTATCGCAGCCGTCTTTTTTGCATTTCTCAAATAGAGTAAAGGATTTTCTGTGGCTTATACCGGGTTAAAAAAGTGGAGATTCATTCTCATCGCTTTGGCAGTGGCGCTGACGTGCCTCGCCTCCCCGGCTATTGCTGCAAGTAATACCAGCAAATCCAAACAGGAATCATCTAAACAAACCAAGGCCAAGGACGCCAAGAAAAAGAAGGATTCCAAGAAGGCAAAAAAATCTAGGCCTACCAAGAACGCGCCGCAAAAAGCCCAATTGGTTTCACAGGACGATATTTTTGAAAATGCAGAACCCGTAACAGACGAATTCGAGAATTCTCCCGAGGGTAAGAAAGTTACCATCAAGTCCAACGATCCCAAGGGATTCACCAAAGCCCTTC
It includes:
- a CDS encoding DUF4416 family protein — translated: MGAIREPAKVKIIVGILAKDTQAVEAVRETLRQKFGEEDLNLSPFPFTFTNYYIDEIGAAPVRAFFSYEQLVDRTDIVDIKLWTNDVELAIAEATGTPGLRPVNLDPGYMTLGQFFLATTKDQRQRVYMQRGIFVEPTLYFQDGHFHAFDWTYRDYQSETYIKYLEQVRARLAYQHSTGRPYGKRCEVRGSKREI
- a CDS encoding DMT family protein → MRAGIFTVLLLCCSNVFMTFAWYGNLKLKEMHISTDWPLILVILASWGLALLEYCFMIPANSIGSKINGGPFSLMQLKIIQEAISLTVFTTIAVTVFHTETLQWNHIVAFLLIIAAVFFAFLK